The following coding sequences are from one uncultured Desulfobacter sp. window:
- the fusA gene encoding elongation factor G, producing MIRDLKRVRNIGISAHIDSGKTTLTERILFYTNRIHKINEVRGKDGTGAVMDSMELEKERGITIASAATHCEWDKHAVNIIDTPGHVDFTVEVERSLRVLDGVVLILCSVSGVQSQSITVDQQMKRYEVPCIAFVNKCDRSGANPLKVCKQLKDKLGHNSVMMQLPIGLEDKHEGLVDLVKMKAFFFEGDNGEKMVEADIPAELQDDAAAAREEMLDAVSLFSEELTDALLEEADISEELIMAAVRTGTIAREMTPVFLGSAYKNKGVQPLLNAVIDYLPCPLDIKNEAIDLDNNEETVILDSDFEKPAVALAFKLEDGQYGQLTYIRVYQGCVNKGDTLINSRDHKKVKIGRLIRMHSNQMEDVESIPAGHIGAMFGVDCASGDTFVSPDINYSMMAMHVMEPVISLSITPKDNKAQINMSKALNRFTKEDPTFKTYVDHETGDTIIQGMGELHLEVYVERMKREYKAEVATGQPRVAYRETITKKAPFNYTHKKQTGGAGQFGRVAGFMEPTEEEFEFVNKITGGRIPTQYIPACEKGFESCLVKGPSLEFPVTGIKVTLEDGAYHAVDSSEMAFQSAARGGFLEAYNKAKPVIMEPIMKVVIETPNEFQGACMGLINQRRGIIQGSQEEGVMSVIESQVPLSDMFGFSTVLRSATQGKAQFTMEFSSYKQAPQSIADDIAKKKAEEKAAKNK from the coding sequence ATGATCAGAGATCTTAAACGGGTAAGAAATATTGGAATCAGTGCCCACATTGATTCCGGTAAAACCACGCTTACTGAACGGATTCTTTTTTACACCAACCGAATCCATAAAATCAACGAAGTCAGGGGCAAGGACGGCACGGGTGCGGTCATGGATTCCATGGAGCTGGAAAAAGAAAGGGGCATCACCATTGCCTCTGCGGCCACCCATTGTGAATGGGACAAGCATGCCGTTAACATTATTGACACACCGGGCCATGTGGATTTCACCGTAGAGGTGGAACGCTCCCTGCGCGTCCTCGACGGCGTTGTGCTTATCCTCTGCTCGGTATCCGGGGTACAGTCCCAGTCCATCACCGTTGACCAGCAGATGAAACGCTACGAAGTCCCCTGCATTGCCTTTGTCAATAAATGTGACCGTTCAGGTGCCAACCCGCTTAAAGTCTGCAAGCAGCTCAAAGACAAACTCGGACATAATTCCGTAATGATGCAGTTGCCCATCGGCCTTGAAGATAAGCATGAAGGCCTTGTTGATCTTGTAAAGATGAAAGCCTTCTTTTTTGAAGGCGACAACGGGGAAAAAATGGTTGAAGCCGACATCCCCGCAGAACTGCAGGACGATGCCGCAGCAGCCAGAGAAGAGATGCTTGATGCTGTCTCCCTGTTCTCCGAGGAACTGACCGATGCGCTTCTCGAAGAAGCTGATATTTCCGAAGAGCTGATTATGGCAGCGGTCAGAACCGGCACCATTGCCCGGGAAATGACCCCTGTTTTTCTGGGCTCCGCTTACAAAAACAAAGGCGTTCAGCCCCTGCTCAATGCGGTTATTGACTACCTGCCCTGCCCCCTTGACATCAAAAACGAAGCCATTGACCTGGATAACAACGAAGAGACGGTTATTCTTGACAGTGATTTTGAAAAACCGGCTGTGGCGCTTGCCTTCAAATTGGAAGACGGCCAGTATGGTCAGCTGACTTACATCCGTGTTTACCAGGGCTGTGTCAACAAGGGCGACACCCTGATCAACAGCAGGGATCATAAAAAGGTTAAAATCGGCCGCCTTATCCGCATGCACTCCAACCAGATGGAAGATGTGGAATCCATTCCGGCCGGCCATATCGGCGCCATGTTCGGCGTGGACTGCGCCTCGGGCGACACCTTTGTTTCACCCGACATCAACTACTCCATGATGGCCATGCACGTGATGGAGCCGGTTATCTCCTTGTCCATTACCCCCAAGGACAACAAAGCCCAGATCAACATGTCCAAGGCCCTGAACAGATTTACCAAAGAAGACCCGACCTTCAAGACCTATGTGGATCATGAAACCGGAGATACGATTATCCAGGGCATGGGCGAACTTCACCTGGAAGTGTATGTGGAGCGTATGAAACGCGAATACAAGGCCGAGGTTGCCACTGGCCAGCCCCGGGTTGCCTACAGGGAAACCATTACCAAAAAAGCGCCTTTCAACTACACCCACAAAAAGCAGACCGGTGGTGCTGGTCAGTTCGGACGTGTGGCGGGATTTATGGAACCCACCGAAGAAGAATTTGAATTTGTAAACAAAATCACCGGTGGCCGTATTCCCACCCAATACATCCCGGCCTGTGAAAAAGGTTTTGAAAGCTGCCTTGTTAAGGGTCCCAGCCTTGAGTTCCCGGTTACCGGCATCAAGGTCACCTTGGAAGACGGTGCATACCATGCCGTTGACTCTTCTGAAATGGCTTTCCAGTCAGCCGCCCGCGGTGGTTTTCTTGAAGCGTACAACAAGGCAAAACCTGTTATCATGGAACCGATCATGAAGGTGGTTATTGAGACCCCCAATGAGTTCCAGGGTGCCTGCATGGGCCTGATCAACCAGCGCAGGGGCATCATCCAGGGTTCCCAGGAAGAAGGGGTTATGTCCGTCATTGAATCCCAGGTTCCGCTTTCCGATATGTTCGGTTTTTCCACTGTTTTAAGATCCGCCACCCAGGGTAAGGCCCAGTTCACCATGGAATTTTCTTCTTACAAGCAGGCTCCCCAGTCTATTGCAGACGACATTGCCAAGAAAAAAGCCGAAGAAAAAGCCGCCAAAAACAAATAA
- the lgt gene encoding prolipoprotein diacylglyceryl transferase: MHPILLQAGSLKLYTYGLFVALGFITAIWFTKRNAKFYSVPDQIVSDLFFTVLISALAGARLLYVMINLNAYKDNFLDIFKIWNGGLVFFGGFLGGALGAIIFLKIKQMDIWKTADVIAPGLALGHSVGRFGCLFAGCCYGKHCDLPIALTFTNPDSLAPLNVPLHPTQLYMIASNFILFLILLAIQRRKSFNGMVFLSYIMLYSLFRSIIEFFRGDFRGNFFFDFLSLSQGIGLLVSCVALIFMIIKLRARHDSR; this comes from the coding sequence ATGCATCCGATTCTTCTTCAGGCCGGCAGTCTGAAGCTTTATACCTATGGTCTTTTCGTGGCCCTAGGGTTTATCACCGCCATCTGGTTTACAAAACGGAATGCCAAATTTTACAGTGTTCCGGATCAGATCGTATCCGATCTGTTTTTTACCGTGTTGATCAGCGCCCTTGCCGGGGCCCGTCTACTTTATGTAATGATTAATCTCAACGCATATAAAGACAATTTTCTTGATATCTTCAAAATATGGAACGGCGGCCTGGTTTTTTTCGGGGGATTTCTCGGCGGCGCCCTTGGAGCCATTATCTTTTTGAAGATCAAACAGATGGATATCTGGAAGACTGCTGATGTTATTGCCCCCGGCCTTGCACTGGGCCACTCCGTGGGACGTTTCGGCTGTCTTTTTGCCGGATGCTGTTACGGCAAGCATTGTGATCTGCCCATTGCCCTGACCTTTACAAATCCGGACAGCCTGGCCCCACTAAATGTCCCTTTGCATCCCACCCAGTTGTACATGATCGCTTCCAACTTTATTTTGTTTTTAATCCTTCTGGCCATACAGCGGCGCAAAAGCTTCAACGGCATGGTTTTTTTAAGCTACATCATGCTCTACTCCCTGTTCCGGTCCATTATTGAATTTTTCAGAGGGGATTTCAGGGGCAATTTCTTTTTTGATTTTCTCTCCTTATCCCAGGGAATCGGATTGCTGGTCTCCTGTGTTGCGTTGATATTTATGATTATCAAACTGAGAGCAAGGCATGACAGCCGCTAA
- the ileS gene encoding isoleucine--tRNA ligase — translation MDYKKTLNLPSTKFAMKANLPQREPEMIKAWEQKKIYKKLREQSKDKPLFILHDGPPYANGHLHMGHAINKILKDIIIRSRQMCGFNAPYVPGWDCHGLPIEHNVDKKLGKKKKDMTPVEVRRECRAYAASFVDIQREEFKRFGVAGEWDEPYLTMNYPYEARIAKECGEFSLSGDMFLGKKPIYWCCNCQTALAEAEIEYHDHTSPSIYVKFPVKDDIKDLFDAAGEAVSVVIWTTTPWTLPANLGICLHPDFVYAAVKTQNQGILIMAKELVENVMGEFGISEFSIMEELSAKDLENRNCKHPLYDRNSLIILGDHVTLEAGTGCVHTAPGHGADDHIAGKRYGLECYSPVEDNGTFSQGVELFEGQFIFKANAEINITLEEKGALLKQENMSHSYPHCWRCKKPVIYRATPQWFISMDNLGLRKKALDEINNVHWIPSWGRERIYSMIEHRPDWCLSRQRSWGVPIPVFHCTKCKKVYVTRESVDRIHELFTEFSSDIWFEKDAEYLMPDGAVCEDCGSTTFTKDQNILDVWFDSGVSHAAVLEEREGLQRPADMYLEGSDQHRGWFHSSLLTAVGRTGHAPYKAVLTHGFVVDEKGHKMSKSVGNVVAPDKVIKQYGADVLRLWAASADYRGDVSISDNIIKQLSDAYRRIRNTCRFLLGNFVGFDPSQLRSVTTMGELDRFILHRLHYVVKRCRVAYDAYEFHVIYHTLHNFCVVDLSSFYLDIIKDRVYTSPEDSDTRKDAQTVMFMILDSLVKIMAPILPFTAEEIYTHMPLGDTKKESVHMEDMVSLDDTLEDKELAAKWENIRDLRGEVTKALEEARKAKLIGHPLDASVELKLPSGDLEAQLASLDVELNDIFIVSQAQVVDALDGDVYQGKEIEGLAIKVAKASGEKCERCWRFDENLGTDSDHPTTCPRCTQALKTILG, via the coding sequence ATGGATTATAAAAAAACACTGAACCTGCCTTCTACCAAATTTGCAATGAAGGCCAACCTTCCCCAGCGTGAACCTGAGATGATCAAAGCCTGGGAGCAGAAGAAAATTTATAAAAAACTGCGGGAACAATCCAAGGACAAACCCCTTTTTATTCTCCATGACGGTCCTCCCTATGCCAACGGTCATCTTCACATGGGCCATGCCATTAACAAAATATTGAAGGATATCATCATCCGGTCCAGGCAGATGTGCGGTTTCAACGCCCCGTATGTGCCGGGCTGGGACTGCCACGGCCTTCCCATTGAACACAATGTGGACAAAAAGCTGGGCAAAAAGAAAAAGGATATGACGCCGGTGGAGGTGCGCCGGGAGTGCCGGGCCTATGCGGCATCCTTTGTGGATATCCAGAGAGAAGAATTCAAGCGTTTTGGCGTTGCCGGGGAGTGGGATGAACCTTACCTGACCATGAACTATCCCTATGAGGCACGCATTGCCAAAGAGTGCGGTGAATTCAGTCTGTCCGGAGATATGTTTCTGGGTAAAAAACCCATCTACTGGTGCTGCAACTGCCAGACCGCTCTGGCCGAAGCTGAAATTGAGTACCACGATCATACCTCCCCGTCCATTTATGTGAAATTTCCTGTCAAAGACGATATCAAAGATCTGTTTGATGCCGCCGGAGAAGCCGTATCCGTCGTGATCTGGACCACCACCCCCTGGACCCTTCCGGCCAACCTTGGCATCTGCCTGCATCCTGATTTTGTTTATGCCGCAGTGAAAACACAAAACCAGGGCATTTTGATCATGGCCAAGGAGCTTGTGGAAAATGTCATGGGTGAGTTTGGGATCTCAGAGTTCTCCATTATGGAGGAACTATCTGCCAAGGACCTTGAAAATCGAAACTGCAAGCACCCGTTGTATGACAGAAATTCATTGATCATCCTGGGGGATCACGTCACCCTTGAGGCCGGTACCGGCTGTGTTCATACAGCCCCGGGCCACGGTGCAGATGACCATATTGCCGGTAAACGTTATGGTCTGGAGTGTTACTCACCGGTTGAAGATAACGGCACGTTTTCCCAGGGCGTTGAGCTGTTTGAAGGCCAGTTTATTTTCAAGGCCAATGCCGAAATTAATATAACCCTGGAAGAAAAAGGGGCCTTGCTCAAACAGGAGAACATGTCCCACTCCTATCCCCACTGCTGGCGGTGTAAAAAGCCTGTTATTTATCGGGCCACCCCCCAGTGGTTTATCTCCATGGACAATCTGGGGCTGCGCAAAAAAGCCCTGGATGAAATCAACAATGTCCATTGGATTCCGTCCTGGGGCCGGGAGCGTATTTACTCCATGATTGAACACCGGCCGGACTGGTGCCTGTCCCGCCAGCGCTCCTGGGGCGTTCCCATCCCCGTATTTCACTGCACCAAATGCAAAAAGGTGTATGTGACCCGGGAGTCCGTGGACCGGATCCATGAACTGTTCACTGAATTTTCTTCGGACATCTGGTTTGAGAAAGACGCCGAGTATCTGATGCCCGACGGCGCGGTTTGCGAAGACTGCGGTTCAACTACCTTTACCAAAGACCAGAATATCCTTGATGTGTGGTTTGATTCAGGTGTCAGCCATGCAGCCGTTTTAGAGGAAAGAGAGGGACTGCAGCGTCCGGCGGACATGTACCTTGAAGGCTCTGACCAGCACCGCGGCTGGTTTCACTCTTCGCTGCTGACTGCGGTGGGCAGAACCGGCCATGCGCCTTACAAGGCCGTGCTCACCCACGGGTTTGTGGTGGATGAAAAAGGCCATAAAATGTCCAAATCCGTGGGTAATGTTGTTGCCCCGGATAAGGTGATCAAACAGTACGGTGCCGATGTATTGCGGCTTTGGGCTGCATCAGCAGATTACCGCGGGGATGTCAGCATTTCCGATAATATCATCAAGCAGCTTTCCGATGCCTACAGACGAATCAGAAACACCTGCCGGTTTCTGTTGGGTAACTTTGTCGGATTTGACCCGTCCCAGTTAAGATCTGTTACGACTATGGGGGAACTGGACCGGTTTATTCTCCATCGCCTGCACTATGTGGTCAAACGGTGCCGGGTCGCCTATGATGCCTATGAGTTCCATGTGATTTACCATACCCTTCATAACTTCTGCGTGGTGGATCTCTCCTCCTTTTATCTGGATATTATCAAGGATCGTGTATACACAAGTCCTGAAGATTCCGATACCCGGAAAGACGCCCAGACCGTCATGTTTATGATTCTGGATTCCCTGGTCAAAATCATGGCGCCGATTCTGCCGTTTACCGCCGAAGAGATCTACACCCATATGCCCCTGGGGGACACGAAAAAAGAGAGTGTCCACATGGAAGATATGGTTAGCCTTGATGACACCCTTGAGGACAAGGAGCTTGCCGCCAAGTGGGAAAATATCAGGGACTTGCGTGGGGAAGTGACCAAGGCCCTGGAAGAGGCAAGAAAAGCCAAACTCATCGGACATCCCCTGGATGCGTCTGTTGAACTTAAACTGCCTTCCGGCGATCTTGAAGCCCAGCTGGCATCCCTGGATGTTGAGCTCAATGACATTTTCATTGTGTCCCAGGCACAAGTGGTGGATGCCCTGGACGGAGATGTTTACCAAGGCAAGGAGATTGAAGGTCTGGCCATCAAGGTGGCAAAGGCATCCGGCGAGAAATGCGAGCGGTGCTGGCGCTTTGATGAAAATTTGGGAACGGATTCGGATCACCCCACCACCTGTCCGCGCTGCACCCAGGCCCTTAAAACGATTCTGGGCTGA
- the rsmG gene encoding 16S rRNA (guanine(527)-N(7))-methyltransferase RsmG: MKEFCHYLKKGTDALGVDLSPDQTGLLAAHARELQLWNAKMNLTAIKDVRLVAYKHFVDALAAAQFLERPARIMDVGSGAGFPAVPMKVLCPNLKVTMVDAVRKKVSFLNHVVRTLKLDNIRAVHARVEDLARDSEHFQNYDAVTARGFADLGKLAGLAGPMLAPGGRIYALKGDHAFEEMTPELETKFQITHEYYTLPFVDAQRVVVVLQALQPQA, encoded by the coding sequence ATGAAGGAATTTTGCCATTACCTTAAAAAGGGCACTGACGCCCTTGGGGTGGATTTGTCACCGGACCAGACCGGTTTGTTGGCAGCCCATGCACGGGAACTGCAACTCTGGAATGCAAAAATGAATTTGACCGCCATCAAGGATGTTCGGCTTGTGGCGTATAAACACTTTGTGGATGCGCTGGCGGCGGCCCAATTTCTGGAGCGGCCGGCACGGATTATGGATGTAGGGTCCGGTGCCGGATTCCCTGCCGTTCCCATGAAAGTTCTCTGCCCCAATTTAAAAGTGACCATGGTGGATGCGGTAAGGAAGAAGGTCAGCTTTTTAAACCATGTGGTCCGCACCTTAAAACTTGATAACATCCGAGCCGTGCATGCACGGGTGGAGGATCTTGCAAGGGATTCCGAACATTTTCAAAATTATGATGCCGTAACGGCAAGGGGGTTTGCCGATCTTGGAAAACTTGCCGGTCTTGCCGGTCCGATGCTGGCACCCGGCGGCAGAATTTATGCCTTGAAAGGGGATCACGCGTTCGAAGAGATGACACCTGAGCTTGAGACAAAGTTTCAGATTACACACGAATATTATACCTTGCCCTTTGTGGATGCCCAAAGGGTTGTGGTTGTTCTTCAAGCCCTTCAGCCCCAAGCATGA
- the lspA gene encoding signal peptidase II — protein sequence MTGFSTPMRRLVLVSFGVLLLDQITKWMIVTYLPLYDHITVIDHFFDITHVLNPGGAFGFFAEQSPGIRKFIFLFLSSGVALFVVWLYRKTAQSHVFLSYGLALIFGGALGNLIDRFRFGKVVDFLDFYVGALHWPAFNVADSAISIGMGILIYHVIFNKLPEI from the coding sequence ATGACCGGTTTCTCAACACCCATGCGGCGGCTTGTCCTGGTGAGTTTCGGTGTGCTTTTGCTGGACCAGATCACCAAATGGATGATCGTAACATATCTGCCGCTGTATGATCATATTACGGTGATTGATCATTTTTTTGACATCACCCATGTACTGAACCCCGGGGGGGCGTTCGGCTTTTTTGCCGAACAGTCCCCGGGGATCAGAAAATTCATTTTTTTATTTTTATCCTCCGGGGTTGCCCTGTTCGTCGTCTGGCTTTACCGGAAGACTGCCCAATCCCACGTTTTTTTATCCTACGGGCTGGCCCTGATCTTCGGTGGTGCCCTGGGAAATCTGATTGACCGGTTCCGGTTTGGAAAAGTAGTTGATTTTCTTGATTTTTATGTGGGCGCCCTTCATTGGCCGGCCTTTAATGTCGCAGATTCAGCCATTTCCATTGGAATGGGCATATTAATTTACCACGTAATTTTCAACAAACTGCCTGAAATATAA
- the holA gene encoding DNA polymerase III subunit delta, producing the protein MTAAKNLISYKALEKSLDGLSKVDSLNCVLVCGEPFLVRRALDALVPVLLKGESKQFGLDVLDGKITPVGDIAEQAGTFSFLGTRKVIAVKDAPLFLTKAAAGEICYGDKDLDVLTRLVEEGIPDNHVLVFTTGAPDRRKKLYKLIVKYGLVVDCSVATGARKADIEEQQAVLRDISRQILLKSGKQMAPDAFMALVDQTGFNPEVFANAIEKLLAYIGGRERISVADIGAVVHKDKRDPIFALTNAVMERDVSKALTLLSSLLSDGFHPLQILKTLENQVRKLLAIKSFMTGLNTGRAGGPPLRSMQFNAFKQMLLPAIVDWDANTLKADEETMVFFRPGNQNNKKKPAKPPANDLLLAPNPKNAYPIFQNFLKSENFALEELINAMSDLGDLDYRIKSSGADAATGLENFIITLCPRSS; encoded by the coding sequence ATGACAGCCGCTAAAAATCTGATCTCGTACAAGGCCCTTGAAAAATCCCTTGATGGTTTGTCAAAGGTGGATTCGCTTAATTGCGTTCTGGTATGCGGTGAGCCCTTTTTGGTGCGCAGGGCTTTGGACGCCCTTGTGCCGGTATTACTCAAAGGGGAGTCAAAACAGTTCGGCCTTGATGTCTTGGACGGGAAAATCACGCCTGTGGGGGATATTGCCGAACAGGCCGGCACTTTTTCTTTTCTCGGTACGAGAAAAGTGATTGCCGTCAAAGATGCGCCGCTTTTTTTGACAAAAGCCGCTGCCGGTGAAATCTGCTACGGTGACAAGGATCTGGATGTGCTGACCCGCCTTGTTGAAGAGGGTATCCCTGACAATCATGTACTTGTGTTTACCACGGGTGCACCGGACCGCAGAAAGAAACTATACAAGCTTATCGTTAAATACGGGCTGGTGGTGGACTGCAGTGTTGCCACGGGCGCCCGGAAAGCGGATATTGAAGAACAACAGGCTGTGCTAAGGGATATCAGCCGGCAGATACTCTTAAAGTCCGGCAAACAAATGGCCCCGGATGCCTTTATGGCGCTTGTGGACCAGACAGGATTTAATCCGGAAGTTTTTGCCAATGCCATTGAAAAACTTCTGGCATATATCGGGGGCAGGGAGCGGATATCCGTGGCCGATATTGGGGCCGTGGTGCATAAGGATAAAAGGGACCCCATATTCGCTCTGACAAATGCCGTTATGGAACGGGATGTGTCCAAAGCGCTTACCCTGTTATCCAGCTTGCTGTCCGATGGATTTCATCCGCTACAAATTTTAAAAACCCTGGAAAATCAGGTGAGAAAACTTTTAGCCATAAAAAGCTTTATGACGGGTCTGAATACCGGCAGGGCAGGGGGGCCGCCCTTAAGAAGTATGCAGTTTAACGCCTTCAAGCAGATGCTGCTGCCTGCCATCGTTGACTGGGATGCAAATACCTTGAAAGCAGATGAAGAAACCATGGTTTTTTTCAGGCCCGGAAATCAAAATAATAAGAAAAAACCAGCCAAGCCGCCGGCCAATGACCTTTTGCTGGCCCCAAACCCCAAAAACGCCTACCCCATATTCCAAAATTTTTTAAAATCTGAAAATTTTGCTTTGGAAGAATTGATCAACGCGATGTCCGATCTTGGCGATCTTGATTATCGCATTAAATCATCCGGTGCCGATGCTGCAACAGGGCTTGAGAATTTTATTATAACCCTGTGCCCCAGGTCCAGTTAA
- a CDS encoding putative Na+/H+ antiporter yields MAILKHRISHTPFNLVVSLIFFAAILHTFLACKFLYYAHKWKAEHQKKIEAGLASEHSTVFRAEVFHFLGEVEVIFGLWAVVLTAAIVFFYDWQTFVGYISNVNYTEPMFVVVIMTLASSRPILYFSEKIMSRVAAVFKGTLAAWWLTIMTLGPILGSFITEPAAMTISAMLLARKFYELKPGKTLQYATISLLFVNISVGGTLTHFAAPPVLMVAAPWDWNLPFMFSTFGWKAVIGIIISNALVFFVFKNEIFKLERKFKLSMLKNEIKDKYIHSEAIKKDLNLAEERIGNELQGEIQRIKDSAKDSTMTICTMDDTDCALLEETFEQEFEDLKIQQMSISVPGLLPRDKRPKLSDPNWDNRSGGIPGWIIAVHVAFMVWTIANAHHPAIFVSGMLFFIGFSHVTWPFQNNINLKSPMLVGFFLGGLVIHGGLQGWWIAPVLGSLGEIPLMLSATVLTAFNDNAAITYLSTLVPGFTDSLKYAVVAGAVTGGGLTIIANAPNPAGQALLKNYFNNGISPLLLLSYALVPTIIMALCFIFL; encoded by the coding sequence TTGGCAATCCTTAAGCACCGCATCAGTCATACCCCGTTTAATCTGGTGGTCTCTTTAATCTTTTTTGCCGCAATTCTTCATACCTTTTTAGCTTGTAAATTCCTTTACTACGCACACAAGTGGAAGGCAGAGCACCAAAAAAAAATTGAAGCGGGACTGGCTTCGGAACATTCCACGGTATTTCGTGCAGAGGTGTTTCATTTTCTAGGAGAGGTTGAAGTGATCTTTGGCCTTTGGGCTGTTGTGCTGACTGCTGCCATCGTTTTCTTTTATGACTGGCAAACCTTTGTGGGATATATAAGCAATGTAAATTATACCGAACCGATGTTTGTTGTGGTAATCATGACCCTGGCTTCATCCCGGCCCATTTTGTATTTTTCTGAAAAAATAATGAGTCGTGTTGCCGCTGTTTTTAAAGGGACATTGGCGGCTTGGTGGTTGACGATTATGACCCTGGGGCCGATTTTGGGCTCATTTATCACGGAGCCTGCGGCAATGACCATTTCTGCCATGTTGCTTGCCCGCAAATTTTATGAACTAAAGCCGGGAAAAACACTTCAATACGCCACCATTTCACTTTTGTTTGTCAATATTTCGGTGGGCGGAACCCTTACTCATTTTGCTGCGCCGCCGGTGCTCATGGTGGCCGCCCCCTGGGACTGGAACCTGCCTTTCATGTTCTCCACCTTTGGCTGGAAAGCGGTTATCGGTATTATTATTTCAAATGCTTTGGTCTTTTTTGTATTTAAAAATGAAATTTTCAAACTTGAAAGAAAATTCAAGCTCTCCATGCTGAAAAATGAGATCAAGGATAAGTACATCCATAGCGAGGCGATCAAAAAAGATCTGAATCTGGCTGAAGAGCGGATCGGAAACGAACTGCAAGGAGAAATTCAAAGAATCAAAGATTCCGCAAAAGACTCTACAATGACCATATGCACGATGGATGATACCGATTGCGCGTTGTTGGAGGAGACCTTCGAGCAGGAGTTTGAGGATCTTAAGATTCAGCAAATGAGCATTTCGGTTCCGGGCCTTCTGCCAAGGGACAAAAGGCCAAAGCTCAGTGATCCCAATTGGGACAATCGTTCCGGCGGGATTCCCGGGTGGATTATTGCCGTCCATGTCGCCTTCATGGTCTGGACCATTGCCAATGCGCACCACCCGGCTATTTTTGTCTCCGGAATGCTTTTTTTCATCGGCTTTAGCCATGTGACCTGGCCATTCCAGAATAATATTAATTTGAAATCCCCAATGCTGGTCGGTTTTTTCCTGGGCGGACTGGTGATCCACGGCGGCCTGCAGGGATGGTGGATTGCTCCGGTGCTTGGCAGCTTGGGGGAAATTCCGCTCATGCTGAGCGCTACGGTGCTTACTGCTTTCAATGACAATGCCGCCATTACCTATCTGAGCACACTGGTGCCCGGGTTCACCGACAGTTTGAAGTATGCGGTTGTGGCTGGTGCCGTTACCGGCGGCGGGCTGACCATCATTGCCAATGCACCGAATCCGGCCGGCCAGGCCCTTTTAAAAAATTATTTTAACAACGGGATTTCACCCTTGCTGCTGCTCTCCTATGCTCTGGTACCCACAATAATTATGGCCCTTTGTTTCATTTTTTTGTGA